A stretch of the Halorussus lipolyticus genome encodes the following:
- a CDS encoding acetolactate synthase large subunit, whose product MNTAEVLVAGLEREGVEHVFGLPGEENEATMFALRDSDITFVPVRHEQGAAFMADVYGRLTGDAGVCLSTLGPGATNLLTGVADANLDKAPLVAITGQGGLESLHVESHQRLDVVDMFDPVTKWNTQISNPGIVHESVRKAFKTAEFEKPGATHLELPEDVADEECEAEPMDPRQRVRRPEPDAPSVETVRELLADAERPIVIAGNGAVRTDASDDLRAFVESYDLPVTATYMGKGAVSDDDDHSLLTLDSGEHEEASDAIESADLVITVGYDIAEHDPADWNPAGETTVVHVDSEPAEVYENYDPDVEIVSDIASAVRELDACCDEIDAEFESDWYDDLRDHILADVTPDREEGDPFTVKQVLPVLRDVMADDDVLLSDVGSHKMAIAQNFVTYEPNTCIISNGLASMGISVPGGLSADLAVDSNVVSATGDGGFMMNAAEIETATRIGCGYTILLFRDDEYGLITEEQVEHRGEHFGTELKNPDFQTFAESFGIEAYRPDDWDELETALAEAVPSDEMSLVEVVLE is encoded by the coding sequence ATGAACACCGCCGAGGTCCTCGTCGCGGGACTCGAACGCGAAGGCGTCGAACACGTATTCGGGCTTCCGGGCGAGGAGAACGAGGCCACGATGTTCGCACTCCGAGACTCGGACATCACCTTCGTCCCGGTGCGCCACGAACAGGGCGCGGCCTTCATGGCCGACGTGTACGGGCGACTGACCGGCGACGCGGGGGTCTGCCTCTCGACGCTCGGGCCGGGCGCGACCAACCTGCTGACCGGGGTCGCCGACGCCAACCTCGACAAGGCACCCCTCGTGGCAATCACCGGACAGGGCGGTCTCGAAAGCCTCCACGTCGAGAGCCACCAGCGACTCGACGTGGTGGACATGTTCGACCCGGTGACCAAGTGGAACACCCAAATCTCGAACCCCGGCATCGTCCACGAGTCGGTCCGGAAGGCGTTCAAGACCGCCGAGTTCGAGAAACCCGGCGCGACCCATCTGGAACTTCCGGAAGACGTGGCCGACGAGGAGTGCGAGGCCGAACCGATGGACCCCCGCCAGCGAGTCCGCAGGCCGGAACCAGACGCCCCCTCGGTCGAGACGGTCCGGGAACTCCTCGCGGACGCCGAGCGACCAATCGTCATCGCGGGCAACGGCGCGGTCCGGACCGACGCCAGCGACGACCTCCGGGCCTTCGTGGAGAGCTACGACCTCCCGGTGACAGCGACCTACATGGGCAAGGGCGCAGTCTCCGACGACGACGACCACTCCCTGCTCACGCTCGACTCGGGCGAACACGAGGAGGCCTCCGACGCCATCGAGTCGGCCGACCTCGTGATAACCGTGGGCTACGACATCGCGGAACACGACCCCGCCGACTGGAACCCCGCGGGCGAGACCACCGTGGTCCACGTGGACAGCGAACCCGCCGAGGTCTACGAGAACTACGACCCCGACGTGGAAATCGTCTCGGACATCGCGTCTGCGGTCCGGGAACTCGACGCCTGTTGCGACGAAATCGACGCCGAGTTCGAGAGCGACTGGTACGACGACCTGCGCGACCACATCCTCGCCGACGTGACTCCGGACCGCGAGGAGGGCGACCCCTTCACGGTCAAGCAAGTCCTGCCGGTCCTCCGGGACGTGATGGCCGACGACGACGTTCTCCTCTCGGACGTGGGAAGTCACAAGATGGCAATCGCTCAGAACTTCGTGACCTACGAACCCAACACCTGCATCATCTCGAACGGACTGGCCTCGATGGGCATCTCGGTCCCCGGCGGCCTCTCAGCAGACCTCGCGGTCGATTCCAACGTCGTCTCTGCGACCGGTGACGGCGGGTTCATGATGAACGCCGCGGAAATCGAGACCGCGACCCGAATCGGGTGTGGCTACACAATCCTGCTGTTCCGCGACGACGAGTACGGTCTCATCACCGAGGAGCAGGTCGAACACCGCGGCGAACACTTCGGGACCGAACTCAAGAACCCCGACTTCCAGACCTTCGCCGAGAGCTTCGGCATCGAGGCCTACCGCCCCGACGACTGGGACGAACTCGAAACCGCGCTCGCCGAGGCGGTCCCGAGCGACGAGATGTCGCTGGTCGAAGTCGTACTGGAGTAA
- a CDS encoding halocyanin domain-containing protein, with product MNPDTSDSDSAVGRRTFLKGVGAATLTAVGAGTTPAVAQDAGSSFGGWFDNVSNYDGVVDMTGRSEVEIEVGAKGNQGNFAFGPAAVRVDPGTKVVWKWTGKGGSHNVVSETGAFESEMVGDEGHTFSQTFEESGIHKYVCSPHKAMGMKGAVAVGSNAAPDAESVEPAGGGSGSGDGKLGEYLTLGFGGAVVAGLLGLPLSEMRRRQ from the coding sequence ATGAACCCAGACACCTCCGATTCGGACAGCGCGGTGGGACGACGAACGTTTCTGAAGGGCGTGGGGGCCGCAACCCTCACAGCAGTGGGCGCAGGAACCACCCCCGCAGTGGCCCAAGACGCCGGTTCGTCCTTCGGCGGGTGGTTCGACAACGTGTCGAACTACGACGGCGTGGTCGATATGACCGGCAGGTCCGAGGTCGAAATCGAAGTCGGCGCGAAGGGCAACCAAGGCAACTTCGCGTTCGGTCCGGCCGCGGTCCGGGTGGACCCCGGAACAAAAGTCGTCTGGAAGTGGACCGGAAAAGGCGGCAGTCACAACGTCGTGAGCGAGACCGGCGCGTTCGAGAGCGAGATGGTCGGCGACGAGGGCCACACCTTCTCCCAGACCTTCGAGGAGTCGGGCATCCACAAGTACGTCTGCTCGCCCCACAAGGCGATGGGCATGAAGGGCGCTGTCGCAGTCGGGTCGAACGCCGCACCCGACGCCGAATCAGTCGAACCGGCCGGCGGCGGGTCGGGGTCCGGCGACGGGAAACTCGGCGAGTACCTCACGCTCGGGTTCGGTGGGGCGGTGGTCGCCGGACTCCTCGGACTGCCGCTGTCGGAGATGCGGCGTCGGCAGTGA
- a CDS encoding S8 family peptidase, which produces MTDHSRRRFLKATGTALSGAALMSSPAVAGGSERTDTRFLIDLREISRSEVPDDVEIVHDISEIDVLAARGDPEVVPGSASTTLDMAVYQHDETPQSGPVKERNAKAQGSNGPAWDSGAPTRTELQWDKRAQRVGDLTENPGQERTVQDTATGEGSRIAVIDTGVYDGHPDLADVVNAELSANFTTDPYDFRPNGAGSHGTHVAGTVAGTNANGEGILGTAPDTEVLSLRVFSGMQGASGDVIAALVDAATKGCDAANLSLGYPYPYVYPEKYPFLYAVKELYQRAVDYARSEDMVVVNSAGNDSLDMDGEGVLSLPTEVEGVFGVSATGPIGYLWDDKQESREDKALKKLEDSTASPAFYTNYGDAVDVSAAGGDADLEASAEGIPGWYYDLVLSAVVEYDDEGNPVPGYGWKAGTSMAAPQVTGAVALVRSLRPDASVEEVEDLIRETARDAPGGEEYHGAGHLDLRRLVKRAR; this is translated from the coding sequence ATGACAGACCACAGCCGGCGGCGGTTTCTGAAGGCGACCGGGACGGCGCTCAGTGGCGCGGCACTGATGAGCAGTCCGGCGGTCGCAGGCGGTAGCGAGCGGACAGACACGCGATTCCTCATCGACCTGCGCGAAATCTCGCGGAGTGAGGTCCCCGACGACGTCGAAATCGTCCACGACATCTCGGAAATCGACGTCCTCGCGGCCCGAGGAGACCCCGAGGTCGTACCCGGTTCGGCGTCCACGACGCTGGACATGGCGGTCTACCAGCACGACGAGACGCCCCAGAGCGGTCCCGTCAAGGAGCGGAATGCGAAGGCGCAGGGAAGCAACGGTCCGGCGTGGGACAGCGGCGCGCCGACTCGAACCGAACTCCAGTGGGACAAGCGCGCCCAGCGCGTCGGCGACCTGACCGAGAACCCCGGACAGGAGCGGACCGTCCAAGACACCGCGACGGGCGAGGGCAGTCGCATCGCAGTCATCGACACCGGTGTCTACGACGGCCACCCGGACCTCGCGGACGTAGTTAACGCCGAGCTTTCGGCCAACTTCACGACCGACCCCTACGACTTCCGACCCAACGGCGCGGGGAGCCACGGCACCCACGTCGCGGGCACCGTCGCCGGGACGAACGCCAACGGCGAGGGCATCCTCGGCACCGCGCCGGACACCGAAGTCCTCTCGCTTCGCGTGTTCTCCGGCATGCAGGGCGCGAGCGGTGACGTCATCGCGGCCCTCGTGGATGCCGCGACCAAGGGCTGTGACGCCGCGAATCTCAGCCTCGGGTACCCCTACCCCTACGTCTACCCCGAGAAGTACCCCTTCCTGTACGCGGTCAAGGAACTCTACCAGCGCGCGGTCGATTACGCTCGCTCCGAGGACATGGTTGTCGTCAACTCGGCGGGTAACGACTCGCTCGACATGGACGGCGAGGGCGTCCTGAGTCTGCCGACCGAGGTCGAAGGCGTCTTCGGCGTCTCTGCGACCGGGCCTATCGGCTACCTCTGGGACGACAAACAGGAGAGCCGCGAGGACAAGGCGCTGAAGAAGCTCGAAGATTCGACGGCTTCGCCGGCGTTCTACACCAACTACGGCGACGCCGTGGACGTGAGCGCGGCCGGCGGCGACGCGGACCTCGAAGCCTCGGCCGAGGGCATTCCGGGTTGGTACTACGACCTCGTTCTCTCCGCCGTCGTGGAGTACGACGACGAGGGCAACCCGGTCCCCGGATACGGCTGGAAGGCGGGAACCTCGATGGCGGCCCCGCAGGTGACTGGCGCAGTCGCGCTGGTCCGGTCGCTCCGCCCCGACGCGAGCGTCGAGGAGGTCGAGGACCTGATTCGAGAGACCGCCCGCGACGCGCCGGGCGGCGAGGAGTACCACGGCGCTGGTCACCTCGACCTGCGCCGACTGGTCAAGCGCGCTCGGTAA
- a CDS encoding NAD-dependent succinate-semialdehyde dehydrogenase, with the protein MDRLNPATGDSLEPIPDDSDEDVDRALSRATEAFDEWRDVPIRKRQQLLENAADVLRENKREYAELMTEEMGKTLESAVSEVEKCAWVCDYYAENAGDFLDSERRPSPAHAEANVSYEPLGPILAVMPWNFPFWQVFRFAAPHLTSGNVGLLKHASNVPGCAEAIAEVFEKAGYPEGVFQSLIVHSDQAEQVIEDDRVVAVTLTGSARAGRSVAKTAGENLKKSVLELGGSDPFVVLPDADLDAAAETGATARTINAGQSCIAAKRFVVHTDVYDEWLDKFVAEMDELTVGDPTDDDTDLGPQAREDLMDDLHEQVEQTVEEGATLELGGEPLDRDGFYYPPTVLTDVPRDSVAACEEVFGPVAAVFEVESEEEAIELANDTHLGLGASIWTEDLDRGERLSHRIDAGMVFVNQLVKSDPRVPFGGVKDSGYGRELAEHGIEEFVNKKTVWVQEANASDDDVTIE; encoded by the coding sequence ATGGACCGACTCAACCCTGCAACCGGCGACTCGCTCGAACCGATTCCGGACGACTCCGACGAGGACGTAGACCGTGCCCTCTCGCGCGCCACCGAGGCCTTCGACGAGTGGAGGGACGTGCCGATTCGCAAGCGCCAGCAACTCCTCGAAAACGCCGCCGACGTACTCCGTGAGAACAAACGGGAGTACGCCGAGTTGATGACCGAGGAGATGGGCAAGACCCTCGAATCGGCGGTCTCAGAGGTCGAGAAGTGCGCGTGGGTCTGTGACTACTACGCCGAGAACGCCGGCGACTTCCTCGATTCGGAGCGTCGGCCGAGTCCGGCCCACGCCGAGGCCAACGTCTCCTACGAACCCCTCGGGCCGATTCTGGCGGTCATGCCGTGGAACTTCCCCTTCTGGCAGGTGTTCAGATTCGCCGCGCCGCACCTCACGTCGGGTAACGTCGGTCTCCTCAAGCACGCCTCGAACGTGCCGGGGTGCGCCGAGGCGATTGCGGAGGTCTTCGAGAAAGCGGGCTACCCCGAGGGCGTCTTCCAGTCGCTCATCGTCCATTCGGACCAAGCCGAGCAGGTCATCGAGGACGACCGGGTGGTCGCAGTCACGCTCACCGGGAGCGCCCGCGCCGGTCGCTCCGTGGCCAAGACCGCGGGCGAGAACCTGAAAAAGAGCGTCCTCGAACTCGGTGGCTCCGACCCCTTCGTGGTGCTTCCCGACGCGGACCTCGACGCCGCCGCAGAAACCGGTGCGACGGCCCGGACCATCAACGCCGGGCAATCCTGCATCGCGGCCAAGCGGTTCGTGGTCCACACCGACGTCTACGACGAATGGCTCGACAAGTTCGTCGCCGAGATGGACGAGTTGACGGTCGGGGACCCGACCGACGATGACACCGACCTCGGCCCGCAGGCCCGCGAGGACCTGATGGACGACCTGCACGAGCAGGTCGAACAGACCGTCGAGGAGGGCGCGACCCTCGAACTCGGCGGCGAACCGCTCGACAGAGACGGCTTTTACTACCCGCCGACGGTCCTGACCGACGTGCCCCGCGACTCGGTGGCCGCCTGCGAGGAGGTCTTCGGTCCCGTCGCGGCCGTCTTCGAAGTCGAGAGCGAGGAGGAAGCCATCGAACTCGCAAACGACACCCACCTCGGTCTCGGGGCGTCGATTTGGACCGAGGACTTGGACCGCGGCGAGCGCCTCTCCCACCGCATCGACGCCGGGATGGTGTTCGTCAACCAACTCGTCAAGTCCGACCCCCGCGTCCCCTTCGGCGGCGTCAAGGACTCAGGGTACGGCAGAGAACTCGCCGAACACGGTATCGAGGAGTTCGTGAACAAGAAGACGGTCTGGGTACAGGAAGCGAACGCGAGCGACGACGACGTGACGATAGAGTAG
- a CDS encoding ABC transporter permease — protein MNVIEGARISWRNIREHKLRSTLTTLGVIIGVAAVITFVTLGASLQQDIISTVAGGNAATMYVTAQSPGEGRLPSLGGGGSAVFTQYDVEQIRTIEGVELAAPESGIAAGSVTFNNSSVGRQWVTVSSPGYFRVRNISFLSGRPYQMGEREIVLNRPAARMFDRNVSVGDNVSFTRAANGEVLNATVVGIVEAQSGGAISGLTRGSGAQPRIYAPTRPYYERTVSSPNLRTRQLVYGRVLVKAESPGEVDAVQGRVYNYLGERSDARQLKSQSYQFEVTTQDQIIGQVKQLTSTFTAYITGIAVISLIVGSIGIANIMLVSVTERTREIGIMKAVGAQNRDVLQLFLVEAVMLGVLGSALGAVVGIGAGYAGAEAIGLPLAFQPIWFVASVAVGVLVGVLAGLYPAWDAAHTDPIDALRYE, from the coding sequence ATGAACGTCATCGAGGGGGCACGAATCAGTTGGCGCAACATCCGGGAGCACAAACTCCGCTCGACGCTGACCACGCTCGGGGTCATCATCGGCGTCGCGGCGGTCATCACCTTCGTCACGCTCGGTGCGAGTCTCCAGCAGGACATCATCTCCACCGTGGCCGGGGGTAACGCCGCGACGATGTACGTGACCGCCCAATCGCCGGGCGAGGGCCGACTCCCGTCGCTCGGGGGCGGCGGGTCGGCCGTCTTCACCCAGTACGACGTAGAGCAGATACGCACCATCGAGGGGGTCGAACTCGCCGCGCCCGAGAGCGGCATCGCGGCCGGGTCGGTGACGTTTAACAACTCGTCGGTGGGCAGGCAGTGGGTGACGGTTTCGTCGCCGGGTTACTTCCGGGTTCGCAACATCTCGTTCCTCTCCGGGAGGCCCTACCAGATGGGCGAACGCGAAATCGTGTTGAACCGGCCGGCGGCCCGGATGTTCGACCGGAACGTCTCGGTCGGCGACAACGTTTCGTTCACGCGGGCGGCCAACGGCGAAGTCCTGAACGCCACCGTCGTCGGCATCGTGGAGGCCCAAAGCGGCGGCGCTATCTCCGGACTGACGCGGGGGAGCGGCGCGCAACCGCGAATCTACGCGCCGACCCGACCCTACTACGAGCGCACCGTGTCGAGTCCGAACCTCCGGACCCGCCAGTTGGTCTACGGTCGGGTCCTCGTCAAGGCCGAGTCGCCCGGAGAGGTCGATGCCGTGCAGGGCCGGGTGTACAACTACCTCGGCGAGCGCTCGGACGCCCGCCAACTCAAGTCCCAGTCCTACCAGTTCGAGGTCACGACCCAAGACCAAATCATCGGGCAGGTCAAACAACTGACCAGCACGTTCACCGCCTACATCACCGGCATCGCGGTCATCTCGCTCATCGTCGGGTCCATCGGCATCGCCAACATCATGCTGGTCTCGGTCACGGAGCGGACCCGCGAAATCGGCATCATGAAAGCGGTCGGCGCGCAGAACCGCGACGTGCTTCAGTTGTTCCTCGTCGAGGCCGTGATGCTCGGGGTCCTCGGGTCGGCGCTCGGCGCGGTGGTCGGCATCGGGGCGGGGTACGCCGGGGCCGAGGCCATCGGTCTTCCGCTCGCCTTCCAACCGATTTGGTTCGTGGCCTCGGTCGCAGTCGGCGTGCTGGTCGGGGTCCTCGCCGGCCTCTACCCGGCGTGGGACGCGGCCCACACCGACCCCATCGACGCGTTGCGGTACGAGTGA
- a CDS encoding ArnT family glycosyltransferase, which translates to MTEQNLSQNTTVREQGWKRDARWLAPALLAGSVLFVVYLRSHPYPSFGAGLYLLIAERISEAGYALPETIPHYTKGGVPFSYPPLMFYTVAAIRDLTGIDPIAISRYLPGVVTIAYLVPLYLFARDLLGSRPQAALTSLLVAVTPPVLQWHISAGGIVRAPAFLFALSGVYAGLRLYRDSDPRWIVVSLALFTLTVLTHPVYTVFFALTYFLLFAQFDRTLTGLVWGAVVGFGGLLLSAPWWTQVMSYHGIDVFTAAAGTHGGIGGGIPSVSALLEIPLESAFFGTLWSLVPALGIVYLLKERRFFLPVWFVAVTAVIGKARFSLVAGSFITAVFLLECVGAWLKNESSVGVGRREVVTVALVLIATVGLAGGAMYATGDVNAHAGSPSLPQFITHDDVEAMEWAEENTKPSATFVVQGDAAEWFPQQAHRTMLVGPWGVEWKGHEPYNRQLGLFREVSSCNSAHCMSQTLSEAGVSPDYIYLPKGEFTVRGMQYQRTSRLAMSMHLSPRYRTVYENDGVIVFEVLGDEQGKGQSGEKAGH; encoded by the coding sequence ATGACGGAACAGAACCTTTCACAGAATACGACGGTCCGAGAGCAGGGGTGGAAACGGGACGCCCGCTGGCTAGCGCCCGCCCTCCTCGCCGGTAGCGTGCTGTTCGTCGTGTACCTTCGCTCGCACCCCTACCCATCCTTCGGGGCGGGCCTCTATCTCCTCATCGCCGAGCGCATCTCCGAGGCGGGGTACGCTCTCCCCGAGACGATTCCCCACTACACGAAGGGCGGCGTCCCGTTCTCGTACCCACCGCTGATGTTCTACACGGTGGCCGCGATACGCGACCTGACCGGAATCGACCCCATCGCCATCTCGCGCTACCTCCCCGGCGTCGTGACCATCGCCTACCTCGTTCCGCTCTACCTGTTCGCCCGCGACCTGCTGGGGTCTCGCCCGCAGGCCGCGCTGACGAGTCTCCTCGTGGCGGTCACGCCGCCGGTCCTCCAGTGGCACATCTCGGCGGGCGGCATCGTCCGGGCACCCGCCTTCCTGTTCGCGCTGTCGGGGGTCTACGCGGGGCTTCGACTCTATCGGGACAGCGACCCCCGGTGGATAGTCGTCTCGCTCGCGCTGTTCACCCTGACGGTGCTGACCCATCCCGTCTACACCGTCTTCTTCGCGCTGACGTACTTCCTGCTGTTCGCCCAGTTCGACCGGACGCTAACGGGACTCGTCTGGGGCGCAGTCGTCGGGTTCGGCGGCCTGCTTCTGTCTGCGCCGTGGTGGACGCAGGTCATGTCCTACCACGGCATCGACGTGTTCACCGCCGCGGCGGGCACCCACGGCGGCATCGGGGGCGGCATCCCGTCGGTCTCGGCGCTCCTCGAGATTCCCCTCGAAAGCGCCTTCTTCGGCACGCTCTGGTCGCTGGTTCCCGCGCTGGGCATCGTCTACCTTCTGAAGGAGCGCCGATTCTTCCTCCCGGTCTGGTTCGTCGCGGTGACCGCCGTCATCGGGAAAGCCCGGTTCTCGCTGGTCGCCGGGTCGTTCATCACCGCGGTCTTCCTGCTGGAGTGCGTCGGCGCGTGGCTGAAAAACGAGTCGTCGGTCGGCGTGGGTCGCCGAGAGGTGGTCACGGTCGCGCTGGTCCTCATCGCCACGGTGGGTCTGGCCGGCGGCGCGATGTACGCGACTGGCGACGTGAACGCCCACGCCGGCAGTCCGTCGCTCCCGCAGTTCATCACCCACGACGACGTGGAAGCCATGGAGTGGGCCGAGGAGAACACCAAGCCCAGCGCCACCTTCGTCGTACAGGGCGACGCCGCCGAGTGGTTCCCACAGCAGGCCCACCGGACGATGCTGGTCGGCCCGTGGGGCGTCGAGTGGAAGGGCCACGAACCGTACAACCGCCAGTTGGGCCTCTTTCGGGAGGTGTCGTCGTGCAACAGCGCCCACTGCATGTCGCAGACGCTCTCGGAGGCCGGCGTGAGTCCGGACTACATCTACCTGCCGAAAGGCGAGTTCACGGTCCGCGGGATGCAGTACCAGCGCACGAGTAGACTGGCGATGTCGATGCACCTCTCGCCGCGCTACCGGACGGTTTACGAGAACGATGGGGTCATCGTCTTCGAGGTGCTTGGCGACGAGCAAGGCAAGGGACAATCGGGCGAGAAAGCCGGACACTGA
- a CDS encoding tubulin/FtsZ family protein, protein MVGFGQAGGKIVDKFIEYDQRTGSQAVRSAVAVNTAKADLRGLEYVPDDNQVLIGQSRVKGHGVGADNELGAEIAEEDIDEIQGAVDNVPIHDIDAFLIVAGMGGGTGSGGAPVLAKYLKRIYTEPVYGLGILPGRDEGGIYTLNAARSFQTFTREVDNLLVFDNDAWRESGESVGAGYDRINEEIVRRFGILFGAGEVGQGDAVGESVVDSSEIINTLDTGGVSTVGYAAEEVDNPSGGLLSRFKSDGTEDVDSTHATNRITSLVRKAALGRLTLPCEIDSAERSLLVASGPPKYLNRKGVEKGRKWLENQTGSMEVRGGDYPVGGAEEVAGVVLLSGVSEVPRVKELQDVAIEAQDNIDEIRQESDQKTTDLIEDDEDELDPLF, encoded by the coding sequence ATGGTCGGCTTCGGCCAAGCCGGCGGTAAAATCGTGGACAAGTTCATCGAGTACGACCAGCGCACCGGCAGTCAGGCCGTGCGCTCGGCAGTCGCGGTCAACACCGCGAAGGCCGACCTGAGGGGCTTGGAGTACGTGCCCGACGACAACCAAGTCCTCATCGGCCAGTCCCGAGTCAAGGGTCACGGCGTCGGCGCGGACAACGAACTCGGCGCGGAAATCGCCGAGGAGGACATCGACGAGATTCAGGGCGCAGTCGATAACGTGCCGATTCACGACATCGACGCCTTCCTCATCGTCGCCGGAATGGGCGGTGGGACAGGTTCGGGCGGCGCGCCGGTCCTCGCCAAGTACCTCAAGCGAATCTACACCGAACCGGTCTACGGACTGGGCATCCTGCCGGGCAGAGACGAGGGCGGCATCTACACGCTGAACGCCGCACGGTCTTTCCAGACGTTCACCCGCGAGGTTGACAACCTACTGGTCTTCGACAACGACGCGTGGCGCGAATCGGGCGAGAGCGTCGGCGCTGGCTACGACCGCATCAACGAAGAAATCGTCCGGCGGTTCGGCATCCTGTTCGGCGCGGGCGAAGTCGGGCAGGGCGATGCAGTCGGCGAGAGCGTGGTGGACTCCAGCGAAATCATCAACACCCTCGACACCGGCGGGGTCTCGACCGTGGGCTACGCCGCCGAGGAGGTAGACAACCCTTCGGGCGGCCTCCTCTCGCGGTTCAAGAGCGACGGGACCGAGGACGTGGATTCGACACACGCGACCAACCGAATCACCAGCCTCGTCAGAAAAGCCGCGCTCGGGCGACTCACCCTGCCCTGCGAAATCGACAGCGCGGAGCGCTCCCTGCTGGTCGCCAGCGGACCGCCGAAGTACCTCAACCGGAAGGGCGTCGAGAAGGGTCGCAAGTGGTTGGAGAACCAGACCGGTTCGATGGAGGTCCGGGGCGGCGACTACCCGGTCGGTGGGGCCGAGGAGGTCGCAGGCGTCGTCCTCCTGTCGGGTGTCTCGGAGGTCCCCCGCGTGAAGGAGTTACAGGACGTGGCCATCGAGGCACAGGACAACATCGACGAGATTCGACAGGAGAGCGACCAGAAGACGACCGACCTCATCGAGGACGACGAGGACGAGTTAGACCCGCTGTTCTGA
- a CDS encoding SelT/SelW/SelH family protein, whose amino-acid sequence MTDVEIEYCVPCGMLDRAQDLQHALLSEYGERLDSVALVTGDSGVFKVRADGEQVFDKESDDYDVDAIVESVGEKVSASA is encoded by the coding sequence ATGACAGACGTGGAAATCGAGTACTGCGTCCCCTGCGGGATGCTCGACCGGGCACAGGACCTACAGCACGCCCTTCTCAGCGAGTACGGCGAGCGACTGGATTCGGTGGCACTGGTGACGGGCGACAGCGGCGTGTTCAAGGTACGAGCGGACGGCGAACAGGTCTTCGACAAGGAGAGCGACGACTACGACGTGGACGCGATTGTGGAGTCGGTCGGCGAGAAGGTTTCGGCCTCGGCGTAG
- a CDS encoding 20S proteasome subunit A/B — protein MATIVGVRTEEGAVLAGDRLLVADGTVRSEDKRHVFDLGEAGAAAVGDSGGVDEFHRRLESEVEAHEVEDDEPMGLTLLANVASDLADDEGVEAIVAGRDDGAAGIRGIGSDGSVLTDDVVVFGSGAQVVLGVLESREDGIGLDDAEELARDAVETASDRDTDTGGEVDTYRLADE, from the coding sequence ATGGCAACAATCGTGGGCGTTCGGACCGAGGAGGGCGCGGTCCTCGCGGGCGACAGGCTCCTCGTGGCGGACGGCACCGTCCGGAGCGAGGACAAGCGCCACGTCTTCGACCTCGGCGAGGCCGGTGCGGCCGCGGTCGGCGACTCGGGCGGCGTAGACGAGTTCCACCGGCGACTCGAATCCGAGGTCGAGGCCCACGAAGTCGAGGACGACGAACCGATGGGCCTCACGCTCCTCGCAAACGTGGCCAGCGACCTCGCTGACGACGAAGGCGTCGAGGCCATCGTCGCCGGGCGCGATGACGGCGCGGCAGGCATCCGGGGCATCGGAAGCGACGGGAGCGTCCTGACCGACGACGTGGTGGTTTTCGGGTCCGGCGCGCAGGTCGTCCTCGGCGTGCTGGAGAGCCGCGAGGACGGAATCGGTCTGGACGACGCCGAAGAACTGGCCCGCGATGCGGTCGAAACCGCGAGCGACCGGGACACCGACACCGGCGGCGAGGTGGACACCTACCGACTTGCCGACGAGTGA